Proteins from a genomic interval of Danio rerio strain Tuebingen ecotype United States chromosome 4, GRCz12tu, whole genome shotgun sequence:
- the dclre1c gene encoding protein artemis isoform X2: protein MSSFAGRMKEYPSISLDRFDRENLHARAYFLSHCHKDHMKGLKGPLLKRKLKFSLTVKLYCSYVTKELLLSNPRYAFWEDHIVPLELDSPTSISLIDESTGETEDVVVTLLSAGHCPGSVMFLFEGAKGTVLYTGDFRLAVGDAARMEYLHSGDRVKDIQSVYIDTTFFDPKYYQIPSREACLAGIQQLVQDWICQSPYHVVWLNCKAAYGYEYLFTNLGQEFNSQIHVNSLDMFKKMPEILCHVTTNRATQIHACRHPKDEEFFRANRLPCGSTAPDGIPLNIISIKPSTIWFGERTRKTSVVVKMGSSSYRACFSFHSSYLEVKDFLSYICPVNIYPNVIPLGKTVEDLTELLKPLCRKHCGREEIVYKPLGALKRTRKRSTSEGSDSDGDLFEEVSTAPRRRKITVSDLTTVAIRVRPHSANADSHDNDQTYSLIKLCPSAHTSNYMDCTESNDDDDDEDDAAEQTPAAAPPPSSTEKPCSKHTHSDSSLTSSTQPCWEKFFKAEVVLTDESELENSQNTQTLSTENTASQSPELFQDEDEDSSVHMSSSQSTHISDAGTESLSQVDTIMVQEDHSKACNLQHKTEEAAELKSDSQVSSDFELPPTPGSKVPQPEDLKELYRKLAAGEDVVARQIF, encoded by the exons TTTAACCGTCAAGCTGTACTGCTCATACGTCACAAAGGAGCTTCTGCTTAGTAACCCCAGATATGCATTCTGGGAAGATCATATC GTCCCTTTGGAACTTGACAGTCCAACCAGCATATCTCTCATAGATGAAAGCAcaggagag ACAGAGGATGTGGTGGTTACTCTGCTTTCAGCGGGACACTGTCCAGGATCAGTCAT GTTTCTCTTCGAGGGTGCAAAGGGAACAGTGCTTTACACAGGAGACTTCAGACTGGCTGTCGGAGATGCAGCGAGAATGGAGTACTTGCACTCTGGAGACAG GGTAAAGGACATTCAGAGTGTGTACATCGACACCACATTCTTTGATCCCAAGTACTATCAGATTCCTAGCAgg GAGGCTTGTTTGGCTGGGATACAGCAGCTGGTCCAGGACTGGATCTGTCAGAGTCCGTATCATGTTGTTTGGTTAAACTGTAAGGCAGCGTATGGTTATGAGTACCTCTTTACCAACTTAGGACAGGAGTTCAACTCACAG ATACATGTGAACAGCTTggacatgtttaaaaaaatgcctGAAATTCTGTGTCACGTGACCACCAACCGTGCAACGCAGATCCACGCTTGTCGCCACCCGAAG GATGAGGAGTTCTTCAGAGCGAACAGGTTACCCTGCGGCTCTACGGCTCCAGATGGCATTCCTCTGAACATCATCAGCATCAAACCCTCCACGATATGGTTTGGAGAACGGACCAGAAAGACTTCAGTTGTGGTGAA gatggGTAGCAGTTCCTACAGAGcatgcttttcttttcattcCTCATACTTGGAG GTTAAGGACTTCCTGTCTTACATCTGTCCTGTTAACATCTACCCAAACGTCATTCCCTTGGGCAAGACTGTGGAGGACCTCACAGAGCT GTTGAAGCCACTGTGTAGAAAACATTGTGGACGAGAGGAGATTGTCTATAAACCACTCGGGGCTCTCAAGAGAACGAGAAAGAGAAGCACATCAGAAG GCTCAGACAGTGATGGCGACCTGTTTGAGGAGGTTTCAACAGCTCCAAGGCGGCGCAAGATTACAGTGTCTGACCTGACCACAGTTGCCATAAGAGTACGGCCTCACAGCGCTAATGCAGACTCGCACGATAATGACCAAACATATTCCCTCATAAAGCTTTGTCCGTCTGCACACACATCCAACTATATGGACTGCACTGAATcaaacgatgatgatgatgatgaagatgatgcagCCGAACAAACTCCTGCTGCAGCTCCTCCTCCATCTTCCACAGAAAAGCCATGttcaaaacacactcattcagactCCTCACTAACCAGTTCTACTCAGCCCTGTTGGGAAAAGTTCTTCAAGGCAGAAGTGGTGCTGACGGACGAGAGTGAGTTGGAGAACAGTCAGAACACACAAACGCTCTCCACTGAAAACACAGCGTCTCAATCACCAGAGCTCTTTCAGGATGAAGATGAAGACAGCTCCGTTCACATGAGCTCCTCTCAGTCTACTCATATATCAGACGCAGGGACTGAAAGCCTGAGTCAAGTAGACACGATCATGGTTCAAGAGGACCACAGTAAGGCCTGTAACCTCCAACACAAGACTGAAGAAGCAGCGGAGCTCAAATCAGACTCGCAAGTTTCATCTGACTTTGAGCTTCCACCGACTCCAGGATCTAAAGTCCCACAGCCTGAAGACCTGAAGGAGCTGTACAGGAAGTTGGCAGCAGGAGAGGACGTTGTTGCAAGACAGATTTTTTGA
- the cdnf gene encoding cerebral dopamine neurotrophic factor precursor — translation MSLTSSFSTPLLLLLCAVLLTVTDAEECEVCVGFLGRLYNSLVIRHTELSPELVEEGLIRACAETTGKENRLCYYLGASSDSAAKVTGEVIRPLSAHVPVHKICQRLQRRDGQICELRYERLVLDWSTDALSKMRALELKRVLASWGEECRACLEKSEFIALIQEVAPKHSASEHRAHTEEF, via the exons ATGTCTTTAACCAGCTCCTTTTCCACCccgttgcttttgcttttatgtgCTGTTTTATTGACAGTTACTGACGCAGAAGAGTGCGAAG tgtgtgtgggGTTTTTGGGACGCCTTTATAACTCACTGGTGATCAGACACACAGAACTGTCCCCAGAGCTGGTGGAGGAGGGCCTGATCAGAGCCTGCGCTGAGACTACTGGGAAAGAGAATCGGCTT TGTTACTACCTGGGAGCTTCCAGTGATTCTGCAGCCAAAGTGACCGGTGAGGTGATTCGCCCCCTCAGTGCACATGTTCCTGTCCACAAAATCTGCCAGAGGCTTCAGCGCAGGGACGGCCAGATCTGTGAGCTCAGATATG AGCGTCTGGTTCTTGACTGGAGCACAGATGCTTTGTCTAAAATGCGAGCGTTGGAGCTGAAGAGAGTCTTGGCCTCATGGGGCGAAGAGTGCAGAGCCTGTCTGGAGAAGAGTGAATTTATCGCCCTCATCCAGGAGGTGGCCCCCAAACACAGCGCTTCAGAGCACAGAGCACACACGGAAGAGTTCTGA
- the hspa14 gene encoding heat shock 70 kDa protein 14 translates to MAAIGVHFGYTCACVAVFKDGRADVVANDAGDRVTPAVVAYRDTEQIVGIAAKQGRIRNAANTVVKVKQILGRRYDDPDAQAHKEESKCIVVNKSGLPRYEIDTGETTKYVSPEDVAKLIFHKMKETAQSALGSDVKDAVITVPFEFDEMQKNALRQAAESAGFNVLRLIHEPSAALLAYDIGQDSPLGKSHVLVYKLGGTSLSVTVLEVNSGVYRVLATQTDHQTGGESFTQELAQHLAAEFKKTFKQDVSGNARAMMKLMNSADVAKHTLSTLGSANCFVDSLYDGMDFECNVSRARFELICSSLFNKCIQPIKSLLEQVNLSTSDVNKVVLSGGSARIPKLQQMIRDLFPDVELLNSIPPDEVIPVGAAMQAGILVGKDSLALGEDSITVDCCASDITLKEVDDSGLEVFTVLFPSGTPLPARRQHTLQGPGSLSSVRLQLFQAQQPIAQIVLGDLEPKEELHDVVTVLTMKRDGSLHVTCTEQSSGRSEAITIETAAAAS, encoded by the exons ATGGCTGCCATCGGAGTGCACTTTGGATACACATGTGCCTGTGTCGCTGTGTTTAAG GATGGACGAGCAGATGTTGTAGCCAATGACGCAGGAGACAGAGTCACTCCAGCTGTGGTGGCCTACAGAGACACTGAACAG ATAGTGGGAATCGCTGCAAAGCAGGGCAGAATACGAAATGCTGCCAACACCGTTGTTAAAGTGAAGCAGATCCTGGGTAGACG CTATGATGACCCAGATGCACAAGCACACAAAGAGGAAAGCAAATGCATA GTTGTCAACAAGAGTGGCCTTCCCAGATATGAAATCGACACCGGAGAGACGACCAAATATGTGTCCCCTGAAGACGTCGCTAAATTGATCTTCCATAAAATGAAAG AAACGGCCCAGTCAGCCTTGGGTTCGGACGTGAAAGATGCTGTCATAACTGTGCCTTTTGAGTTTGACGAGATGCAGAAGAATGCACTCAG GCAAGCTGCAGAAAGTGCCGGCTTCAATGTGTTACGGCTGATTCACGAACCCTCCGCTGCTCTTCTAGCTTACGACATCGGCCAGGACTCACCGCTGGGGAAAAG TCATGTTCTGGTGTATAAACTGGGAGGCACATCCCTCAGCGTCACCGTGCTGGAGGTGAACAGCGGAGTTTACCGTGTTCTCGCCACACAGACGGACCACCAGACTGGAGGAGAGAGCTTCACACAGGAGCTAGCTCAACACCTCGCCGCAGAGTTTAAGAA GACTTTTAAGCAGGATGTGAGTGGTAACGCGCGGGCGATGATGAAGCTGATGAACAGCGCGGATGTggccaaacacacactctcaacgCTAGGCAGCGCAAACTGTTTCGTGGACTCGCTTTACGATGGCATGGACTTTGAGTGCAATGTTTCCAG AGCCCGTTTTGAGCTCATCTGCTCCAGCCTGTTTAATAAATGCATCCAGCCAATTAAAAGTCTCCTGGAGCAAGTCAACCTGTCCACCTCTGACGTCAACAAG GTGGTGTTAAGTGGAGGATCAGCTCGTATCCCGAAGCTGCAGCAGATGATCAGGGATTTATTCCCAGATGTGGAGCTGCTGAACTCCATCCCTCCGGATGAGGTGATTCCGGTTGGCGCTGCCATGCAGGCAGGAATCCTGGTGGGAAAAGACAGCCTGGCTTTGGGAGAAGATTCCATCACTGTGGACTGCTGTGCCAGCGACATCACCCTTAAG GAAGTGGATGACTCTGGGCTGGAGGTTTTCACTGTTTTATTTCCGTCTGGCACTCCTCTGCCTGCCCGCCGCCAGCACACGCTGCAGGGCCCTGGCAGTCTGTCGTCAGTGCGGCTCCAGCTCTTCCAGGCACAGCAGCCAATCGCACAG ATTGTACTTGGAGACCTGGAACCGAAAGAGGAGCTGCATGATGTTGTCACAGTGCTGACTATGAAGAG GGATGGTTCACTCCATGTAACGTGCACAGAGCAAAGCAGCGGCAGATCTGAAGCTATCACCATTGAAACAGCTGCAGCAGCATCTTAA